One segment of Brassica napus cultivar Da-Ae chromosome C3, Da-Ae, whole genome shotgun sequence DNA contains the following:
- the LOC106385912 gene encoding probable ADP-ribosylation factor GTPase-activating protein AGD11: MSLSCSHCLGSSSKMSVGQENVYPVEVPGSRACLYDLLCSDTPRWTLQMDLQTSSSSDPRDRLEKLMKQPGNKYCADCGSPKPKWVSLNLGVFICIKCSGVHRSLGVHISKVLSVKLDEWTDDQVDMLVGCGGNTAVNQRFEACNTDQLKKPKPDSNNEERNDFIRKKYELHQFMDPKDSDLCSHQQPSRVNNPPASLCSSSHRSAKNRIGHALRNSWGRRESDHKGTKKSNSLAGMVEFVGLIKVNVVKGTNLAVRDVMTSDPYVILSLGQQSVKTRVIKNNLNPVWNETLMLSIPEQVPPLKVLVYDKDKFTTDDFMGEAEIDIEPLVSAAIEYETSTIRETRRLGSWLACKEDTSVSDGKVSHEEVKVKQDISLRLQKVERGVLEIQIECLPLTQ, from the exons GGTCGCGTGCTTGCTTATATGACCTTTTATGTTCTGACACACCAAGATGGACTCTTCAAATGGATTTGcagacatcttcttcttctg ATCCTCGAGATCGGTTGGAGAAGTTGATGAAGCAACCTGGTAATAAATATTGTGCTGACTGTGGATCTCCCAAACCGAAATGGGT ATCTTTAAACCTCGGTGTATTCATCTGCATTAAGTGCTCTGGTGTACACAGAAGCCTTGGAGTTCATATATCAAAG GTTTTATCAGTTAAGCTAGATGAGTGGACAGATGATCAAGTTGATATGCTCGTAGGGTGCGGTGGAAACACTGCAGTGAACCAAAGATTCGAAGCTTGCAACACCGACCAGTTAAAGAAACCCAAACCTGATTCCAATAATGAGGAACGCAATGATTTCATCAG GAAGAAATATGAGCTGCACCAGTTTATGGATCCAAAAGATAGTGATTTGTGCTCTCACCAGCAGCCTAGCAGAGTAAATAATCCGCCAGCGTCTTTATGTTCTTCTAGCCACCGTTCTGCGAAAAACCGTATTGGTCATGCTCTTAGGAATAGCTGGGGAAGAAGAGAATCTGATCACAAAGGCACAAAGAAGAGCAATTCTCTG GCAGGTATGGTTGAGTTTGTTGGACTGATTAAGGTTAATGTGGTTAAAGGAACAAACCTTGCGGTTCGAGATGTGATGACCAGTGATCCTTATGTCATCCTTTCTCTTGGCCAACAA TCGGTAAAAACAAGGGTGATAAAGAACAACTTGAATCCTGTGTGGAATGAGACGTTGATGCTTTCGATACCTGAGCAGGTGCCTCCTCTCAAAGTG CTAGTGTACGACAAGGACAAGTTCACGACGGATGATTTCATGGGAGAGGCAGAGATAGACATAGAACCATTGGTGAGTGCAGCAATAGAGTACGAGACATCAACCATAAGAGAAACGAGGCGGCTGGGGAGTTGGCTGGCGTGCAAAGAGGATACATCGGTGAGTGATGGAAAAGTCTCACATGAAGAAGTGAAAGTGAAACAAGACATTTCCCTAAGGCTTCAAAAAGTGGAGAGAGGTGTTCTTGAGATCCAGATTGAATGTCTTCCACTAACTCAATGA